Sequence from the Eleutherodactylus coqui strain aEleCoq1 chromosome 13, aEleCoq1.hap1, whole genome shotgun sequence genome:
AGTTAGGAAAGCACTACTATCTGTGCCTAAATCATTAGAGGGAGACAGAACTATCTGTGCAAACATTAATTACGAGAGAGAGGAAGGCAGCATTATCTGTGCCAGTATCATTTACTGAAGAGACAGAGAGGCAGTACTAGCTGTACCGACATCACATACTGGGATTGATAGCAAGGCAGTACAATCTATACCTAAATCATACTGCTTCCCCTAGAAAGCGGATAGGCATATTAGACTAAAACGGCAGTTTACAATTGCGTTCACAATTCTCAAGGCTTCAGAGCTGACATCTCTAAGCCTTCCCCGGTAATTTACCTTCTAGGAAGTCTAGTCTTAGCAGCCGGCACCTAACAGTAAACTCATGCCGGATAAAACGAACTGCTCCCCTGTGTTAGGCTATGTTTACATGGTGATCCGGATTGCTTTTGACGGAGATTCTCAAAGACAATCCACGGTAGACCTCCATGGATTATCCCGGATTTCAGCCACTGATCTGCATTTGAAGCAAccattccacatgtggatttagtcCAGTTCAAGGGAGCAGATGTGGAAATAATCGGCCACGGAGGTGAAGTCGCACAAATGGGATTTCGCATCAAAGTCTGACTTATTGGAGCTCAACGAATAACTATTAACGGGATGTCTCAGTCAACAAGATTGTTGGCAATTACCAATGACAACCAGctgaactgtgaatgcagctctgaagtataaaggtatgttcacacagtgcaATAAAAATCACATTTGTTTTGCCACAATTACTTTATAGCAGTTTTACAGCAGCCCCTTCATTACAAAGCACAGGATACAGTTATACTATACAATAACAACTACTGTGTTAGATGGTCATGTTAGTTGCTGTACTACTGCACAGTGTATGTGtatcagtcttcactgcagttctggcattctattcaAAAATCAGTGGAGATTGGACACAGCATTACATTTCAATGGTAGGTAAAGCGTCCCCACTACTATACACTTATGTAATAGACAGGTGAACCGAAACAAATCTCTTGTGTTTCCAAGAGATGACTTACCACCCCAAAATTCAATTGATTTGCCTGCACACGCTGCTCGGTACCCAAATCTCAAGCATGTTTCGGCGAGCCGTAAATATTTTGGCAAGCGTTCGGAATATTAAATGTGCATTTTGTAGCTCCCATCCCAAAAACTGATTGCAATCTCTCCCTGACATGTTGAGCTTGTGTTCTCCCAGACAGTAAACATCCGCACTTGGACCTTATGTCACCTTTCAGGGCTCAGCATGGACTACCGCCATCACGATCAATCTATCGTCCGATCTCTGGCATCAATATGGCTGAACAAAGCTTGGTAGATCAACAGGGCTTCGGAAAAGATCAGAATGCAGAGATCACTGATGGCCAAGACGCACCACGTTAGGGACAACATGTATTCAGGAGAGGATCAGACTCACATCCATAGTTTCATATCATGTCAGACGTCAAGCATCTCCCGCCCACCACAGTGGGACCCTACAAAGAATAAGAGGGGATTGCAGTCCTAGAAGCATAGAAAACTGATGGCAGAAAAGGAgcgcatggtccatctagtccgcGCTTCTATTACtcctctcttaggatagatctatgcttttCCCTGACAGCTTGTATTCACTTATTCtggattttccaaccacgtctgctggaaacTTGTTCTgaacatctactactctttcagtaaaaaaataatttcctgaTGTTCTGAACTTTCCCAACTAATCAAAAGTTGCTCCCCCATGTTTTAGGGCTTAACTTTTGAATAAAAACACTTCCTTCTTAAACCTTATGtatacctttaacatatataaaggttaccatcatgtcctccttttcgttcttcctcatgtaacatatataaaggtttccatcatgtccccccttctcccttctctcctcctgtaacatatacaaaggtttccatcatgtccccctctcccttctctcctcctgtaacatatagaaaggtttccatcatgtcctcctctcccttctctcctcctgtaacatatagaaaggtttccatcatgtcctcctctcccttctctcctcctgtaacatatataaaggtttccatcatgtcctccctctcccttctcccatcctgtaacatatataaaggtttccatcatgcccctcctctcccttctctcctcctgtaacatatataaaggtttccatcatgtcctcctctcccttctctcctcctgtaacatatataaaggtttccatcatgtcctcctctcccttctctcctcctgtaacatatataaaggtttcctttatgtcccccctctccctcctctcctcctgtaacatatataaaggtttccatcatgtcctcctctcccttctctcctcctgtaacatatataaaggtttccatcatgtcctcctctcccttctctcctcctgtaacatatataaaggtttcctttatgtcccccctctccctcctctcctcctgtaacatatataaaggtttccatcatgtccccctctcccttctctcctcatgtaacatatataaaggtttccatcatgtccccctctcccttctctcctcctgtaacatatataaaggttttaatcatgtccccctctcccttctctcctcctgtaacatatataaaggtctccatcatgtcccccccccctcccttctctcctcctgtaacatacggTATATAAAagtttctatcatgtcctcctctcccttctctcctcctgtaacatatataaaggtttccatcatgtcctcctctttcttctctcctcctgtaacatatataaaggtctccatcatgtcctcctctcccttctctcctccagtaacatatataggtttccatcatgtccccccccctcccttctctccacctgtaacatatataaaaggtttccatcatgtctcctctcccttctctcctcctgtaacatatataaaagtttctatcatgtcctcctctcccttctctcctcctgtaacatatataaaaggtctccatcatgtcctcctctcccttctctcctccagtaacatatataaaggtttccatcatgtcccccccccctcccttctctccacctgtaacatatataaaaggtttccatcatgtcctctctcccttctctcctcatgtaacatcgataaaggtttccatcatgtcctcctctttcttctctcctcctgtaacatatataaaggtttctatcatgttcccctctcccttctctcctcctataatacataaaggtttccatcatgtcctcctctcccttctctcctcctttaccatatataaaggtttccatcatgtcctcctctcccttctctcctcctgtaacatatataaaggtgtctatcatgtcctcctctcccttctctcctccagtaacatataaaaggtttccatcatgtccccctctcccttctctcctcctgtaacatatataaaggtctccatcatgtccccctctcccttctctcctccaggctatacaaattaactTCTTTAAGGAGCAGGTAGGGATTGCAGAGGAGACTAGAAGCAGGTCTTTGACATGCAACCCAAGTCGAGGTTTTGGGAGCCTATGATGAGGTGCTACCTCTCACCTTCATTCTTCATCTGCATGCACCATTACTTCCTCCAGTCCTCGCCTCGGAGGTATTTGTAAGGGTTTCTTCACACACGGCAGACTTGTTGCTGAAATGGTCCTATACACTCGAATGGGGTTTGCGGAATTCCACGTACCTACTGCTCAAACAGCCCAGTTTAGAATAGATTTACAGTTACAGCTTTCCCACAAGTCTACCGAGTGCAATCATACCCCAAgggcagggacgtaactatagagggtgcaggggatgcggttgcacccgggcccaggagccttagggggcccataaggcctctcttccccacatagggagcccagtactatgaataaagcgttatagttgggggccctgttacaggttttgcattggggtccagaagcttcaaggtatgcctctgtgcagcatggtttaggtatgggtacgggtacagatacagatagagggggggccccatctcacgttttgcatcagggcccctgagtctttagtcACGCCCCTGCCCAAGGGcctcttcacacaagcgtatgcacatTTGCCCTGCGTTCTTGCGCACCATGCTGTGCGTTTTTGTGTGCGCAACagcattttttactgtactttttgtatgCGCGAGTCTTGTGCCAACACACTGACGGCTAATTAGCTTAATGAGCTCAAGAAGTGTTCTTTCCCTGTGCagataaatagagcatgctgggtattTTTTGCATGTCCAAATCGCGCACGCCAAATATGTGCGTGTGAacgaactcactgaaatcaatgggttccattttctGCGTACTGCGCACGCAAATACGACTGTGGGCATCCGGTCTAAGGGTGCCTGTACACACAATGATTTATCATTCACACGAATGTCGTCGCAGTTCGCTCATTCCGCCCGTTTATAAAGGCAGTAAAGGGTTTGCTCGTTCGCTCGCCAAATCGTTCAGCTGTTCACAATCACTGTCAAAGTGCCCTAACCATGGAGGAAGGCCTAGAGATggaacctgaagctcctggatcCTACAGCACAAGCAGTCATGGCCCTCACCTACCATTTACCGCTTCTAATACTGGGGTCTTATAATGTGGTAGAAGAGCCTTTAGGACCCTTTGGTACAACAACCAGGTGCCACTCCACCCCTATAGGTGGGCTGTCTGCTGCCAAGCCGGCTACCCTGGTAGCTACACCCACGTCTACGGCCACATGGATCTAGATTGTGATATATACATGACTATATCTACAACATGCTGGAATATATTGTGCCCCCTACTGTACATTATAAGACTATCGAGAGTCACAGAGAAGTGCAGCAGGCAGATAAGACATCACAATGTAAGTattgtgcaaataagggagatggaacaatacctctgcagcgccacctattggaaggctgcatttctgtcaatgttagactctttatacaagccttctaacaatgactgggaattgagagccaagccagaatccattcaatggaagtgttgtacACATACATGTCAACGGGAAACGTTTTTGTCGTAGtaagggtcctttcacatgggatgactgttgtgccttttcacacaggagtgatgagcGCCTAGTGGATGGAGGTGAAGCACACAGATCGCTCCGGCCActcccctccattcacagtgaacaggcagtcgttcatagatgaaactgcctgtttacataggccgatcgtcatttgatttttatctaCTTGTTTAATGGTTTTGGTTTTCTAGAACGTTGAAAGTGTTTATTTCTTTTCTAGTAACCCCATAGATCACTAGATCCagggggtcacatgactgccaTATGCATAGGACCTGAAGGGAATCTGTAACTTAGACTAGTGGTACAGTAGTGTAACTGCAAGTTGCACCCGAGAGACTCATGCACAACCGACATAGGACAGCGCATGGATACTACTCTGTGTGCCGTCTGATACACATGGACGCAGCACAGTCACATACTTTGTCAGGTCCTATGGATGGGAATTAGACATGCCATGAGTCCAGTCATGGGGACCGCTGCTAGGACTGAAGTAAGGCAAGCGAACTCAAAGTGggctccttctgctacgataggggcagatcatccaggaggtTATTGCCTGCAGGGAACTCCGGTATCAATTCACGTTGAAGCCCCTAGAATGAACATAGGTCCTTCGAGGCGCCAAATTCCAACTGACACATTCACGCTGAATTttgcactgttttcaatgggaccctaAAAAACATCACATGGCACTCTCATGTCGTgtaatgtgcatgcaagtgcgatgtgaggttccGATTGAAAGTTAACGGACAACACTCGTGATCCTGACGCTCGTGAAacgcgccggaggatcgcaatttcacagaagtgatgggaggagttTTGGAATGAAACATGCCTCACATTGTCGTAAAAAACGCACATTGACAAGCAAGATActacgctcgcccgtgtgaatttagccttataGAGCTGCGAAAAGTGGATTCCTGCGTCTCACATGCCATTCtttaactttgcaattgggtttcacCCTCTCTCTTATAGGGTCCACAACACAAAAATTTAAACCCATGTTCCTGGGTCCCCATACCATCGTGTAACACATCCATGATTCccattcaagtacgctattgttacaGTATCTCACTATAGGACACCGGTACTGATATATAGCGCTAGATAAGGCTTCTTGACTATACCTTGTATATGTGAATATCTGGCTTGGCTATTGGATGCAAGTCTAGAATTCAATGTCTGTCTATAGCGGTGACACATTATAAACTGCATCTATACAATGATAAGCAGGCGGCTTCCCATATTATGTAATGCCAATATCCTAATCATAACAGATAACCTCTCCTGATTAGTGTATTCTCTATTGAGTGTGTCCACCACTCAATAGTCTTACCTCAAACAAGCAAATCGGTACGTTCATCTCTCAAGAACCACAAGCATCGGCAGAAAACTCACGGTAGTCATATACTCCAATGGGATTAGGGATTGTTTGGTGACCTTACTAACCGCATCAAGAATTACAGTGGTGCCCTCATTAGGACAAGCAAATTGGAAAAACCAAGAAGGAAACGAGTGACCAGTGATAATTTGTAGATTGTCATAGGCACGTAGGGTCATACTGTAAGAGTCACATCATTGGGATACATCTGTTGGATCAGTCCCATGTCACATCTGAGTCTACTAGTTTACATAACCGGAGGGGTCAAGtttcaaaaacaaaaatagaGACAAACCGGCCTGTCTCAGATTAACTAAGAATGACTGAACTGTATTATACGAAAATGCCCAATAaatgttctttaaaaaaaaaacaaataagaacAGAACTGAATATAACAAGATATGGAAGAATCCACATACCTGGTGGACAGAACCACCAAAACCAGAATAGTTCATTTAGCGGAGCacccgccctgaaaagggcaacccccaCTTAGGTAGCGAGACCAGTCTGAGACTACTGATGAATAATACTATAACATGATCACTGAGACTTAAACCTCAAGTGCTAGGCTGACTACATCTCAATTACTGATCCATAGGATAACACAGGCCCACACAGAAGATGCCTCTGTCACAACGTGGCCTTTTTACAGACAGTATACCCGGCTACCATAGTACTAAAGGGCATGTTACACCCTCATGGCTGAATGACAGAGTGCATGTGCCGCCTGGTGCATCACATGTCCAGGGTGACCTGTTGACTTCACTCCAGATCCATGGAGAACCAAGAAGTCACGGCGCAGACGGCATTGTGATACCCATGTGGAGAATGACCAGGTGACCCCAGCATACAGCAATATCTGGCCTTGACCTAAGGGGCTTCCATCCACAATTTCCAGCAAATAACCCTTTTAGCTTTACTCTTTAGACCCATCAGTCAGGCAGGTCTTAAAACAAACTACATTGAGTGGGGGTGGTGGAGATGTTCAAGCTCTTCGACCCCCACCAATGCTGGGAATCAAAGTGAATGGGACCAACAAGTGTGTGAGCATCATAGAGGTCGGACCCCCACCTAATCAAAAGGTGCTGACCTTCTGACTCTAGGCAGAGCCACGGACATAAGAAACAGCTACATGACCCATATGAAGAACCAATGTATAGCTCAGTACACTCACTATACAAGCTCCTGATCCATAAGGGGTCGATTGCATCCCCCTTCTCTGAGGGGACACCCCACCCCGTCATACAGAAGATGAGGCAGGATGAGTACCTTTACTTACTCAGGCGTATTGATCCATATGATGTCCAGATGACAGTAGTAGACACACTCCTTGTCTTTGTATGTGTAACATGTGCAGCGTCGCTCCCTCCTGTGGGCTCCCCCAGAATCAGGCTCCAGGTGAAAGCTAGGGCTCATCTGCTCATATCCAGGTATTGGGGTTCCTTGAGGTCCAGGTGAAGCTGACCCAGGTGGAAGGGTCACTCCTGTTTGGAGGAAGATAGTTGCCGACTCCTTCTCTCCCCTGCTTGCTTTTCTTTCTCCCTCCTTAACTTGGAGGTTGCCCTTACCCCCTGGGAGCTGGGGCAGAAGAGCCAGAACAAACCCTAAAAGGACAAGAGAGATAGTAATAAGGGACATATACCATGCTCACACAATGTCATGTTCTCTACTTCTACAACCACATTCTTTGTTGTTATTGCTTCTATGATCACAAAATTATGGAAACAcatagctgtatacagaagacggCAGAAAGTTTTTATGCAAGACTATTCGCAAAGTTGCTTCCTTCTATATTTCAGATGCATTGGGGCTATAAAAATAGTTGATGTGGACGGATCCTTAAAATGCTTCTCCCTTGAGAATGTGTCATGCAATACGGCAAGTTATAGCCACAGTTATGGAGACACAGCGCCGTCCTATTGCACGGTCACACAAGAGTTAAATTCTGAGTAACAAGCATGGAATTATCTGGGGGGCAAAGGCGTGAGTAACGCACCACTAAGGTGCATGTCCGCGGCTCTGCCAGCAGTGAAGTTGGCATCAGTACTGACTGGCACCACATAAAACAATGCACGCGTAACAAGACCGGGGTCTGCACCAATTCAATGCCAGTCTTGCTCACAGTTTCATAAGCACTATAGAAAACaggcacattttatatatatatagtatattgctCCAACACATTCCATGGTGCAGTACAAGGAAAGCCACATCATGGCCATATGACATAATAGTCGTTCAAGCCACCGCAAATTGGTGAGACCTTGTATAGAGACACCTGTGGGTtcaatgtaaaggtacctttatacggGACAACTGACAGTCCCGTGCTTTCACtcaggagcgataatcgttcagagaatggaggcggagcgcgccAGAGTTTTCCAGGCCACCTGCCTGCATTctaagtaaacaggcagttcttcatagatgtactgcctgtttacacgggccaataatcACATGGTTTTTAGGGGAGCTGAAAACAAAGTGACTCCGAGAAGGGAGCGATTTCTCGCCGAGTccctgttggcagccgtgtgtaAACAGGACAACCATCACCTGATTTAGCAATTTCCAGCAGCTATTCGGGTGATAACCACCCCATGTAAATGACCTTACACAAGTCAGTGGCACCGACCGATTTCGTATTGGTGAAAGAGGGACCCCCACAGCTGTCTTACAGTAATCTGGTCTTAGTTGTACCCCTGTGGTGCGATGTTTATAATATCAAACACTGTGGTAATGCCACAACCCGAAAATAACTACAAAACCACAAACGAAAGTTATATAGGAtttactatatacacacacacacacgcacgcacgcacgcacgcacgcacacacatttTTTCCCACCAGGCAGAACACATGTAACTGTAGAACTTGCATTTAGGGATGAATACTAGGATGCCCTACAAAAGAGGATCCCTGTGCAGCAACAAGCATTATGCACAAGAAGTTATTCCGGTAAATTCAAGCTACACTTTGTGCTTGGACCTTCTAACAAGAAGTAGGCCAATATTGAAAAGTTGGCTTGATCACGACAAAACTTCCAGTCTATGGTCAGAGAGAATCTATAAGGTCAGATTGCAAATGCATCAAGTGCAATccgattttttaaattttcatccCAAAAAAATCGTAATAAAATAGGACATACATAATCTGGCATGTGCGACTAAAACCACCTAAAATAATATACTTTATttctgtttgattttttttaagtctGAAAATTGGacgaaaaaggggggaaaaaaacgctcatgtgagcaTACCCTTAGGCCAGATTCATGGATTTTATTGGATCCGTTCATATACGTGTGTTtgacgcagcatgctctatcttcctgtgAATTTGCGCAGGGAAATAACACATTAaacttcaatggctgagagcattgttgcatttctctttgcacacgcaaaaagtacagtaaaatacgccaatgtgcaCTCCAAAACGTAACGCCCACGCAGCAAAAACGCACGCAGATACACTTACACTCACGTGAATCTGGCCTTCACAAACATTCAGATGCAGCAGTAGTCGCGGGTATTTCTGAGCCCCCATCCATGTGCTTGCTAGCAAATACAGTCCCATTCACATACAGGCAAGTGATTTTCAGTTTCAGACATCTCTGCATGGAGTCTGCTGAATGTGAAGATCCATTTCAAGGCTTCACTAAATGCAGGCAAGTAATCGCCCTACTTCAGTTGCTTTTGCTTGCAGGGCATTCTTACAGGTTATGTCTCCTATGGGATTGCATGTGTAGGTCTTCATGCCACTGTGGTTTCAAACATCAACTCTTATCTATAGGGTTATATTAAGAGTGCCCAGGATAAAAATTTGTATATTCTCCTAAACTGCAGAAAACTGTGTGCCATTTTATACCAGATTACACTGCAAGAGATAAGCCAATAATGACCATTAGCATATAGACCTATCAGATGCCCACAGGTAATATagagaccaccaaaagcaaaacACCCCTTTTACTTCTAATACCGACTATCTGCATCAGACAACCCCCTCAATTCTTGATATTTCTAGACCTCAAGGCTATAACCATTCACATGAATCAGGTGAACCCAATAATTCCCAAGTCCTCTGCACAGCTGGGGTATTTACTGTATGGACCTAAGGGAAGCCCTGTCCTCACCAAGCTCATAAACTGAGAACCCCAAAGTGCATGGGGGAGCTATAAAGCACACTTTCTATAGTGAGGTACTCCATTCAATAAATGTGATGGTCAGGTTTCTAATCTCAAACAGCTGAAGAATACACACATTCACatctgctgggacttgtagtgccacCACTCCTATTTTCACCTTATTATAGTATAAAAGAGAACTCCAAAAGTTTTCAGTGCACTTACCTGTGTTAGAAGTGACCAGCAGTCCCAGTATAATCAATAGCCTCTGCTCCATGAACCCAGGTGTAAAGTATCCAGGATGTGATGCCACAGCTGCTCTAGATAATCCCTGCCAGGCTGCCCTGTCCTGGGGTGACCAT
This genomic interval carries:
- the EDN3 gene encoding endothelin-3, with translation MEQRLLIILGLLVTSNTGFVLALLPQLPGGKGNLQVKEGERKASRGEKESATIFLQTGVTLPPGSASPGPQGTPIPGYEQMSPSFHLEPDSGGAHRRERRCTCYTYKDKECVYYCHLDIIWINTPERTVPYGLSSYRGSAREKRSTDRRRMGSSSQPRCSCTDSSDQRCVNFCKEKTDRPSVERTRRDIRLQQTRMHAAA